A stretch of Verrucomicrobiota bacterium DNA encodes these proteins:
- a CDS encoding polyribonucleotide nucleotidyltransferase has product MSIHSITCQVGENPITIETGKMARLADGAVTVQCGETVMVVTAVSQPKIKEGQSWFPLSVEYKEKASAAGVFPGGYFKREGRPTEKEILTCRMTDRPLRPLFPKGYLYDTQIVALLLCADGVNDADILSMNGASAALCISDIPFAGPIGAVRVGRIEGDFVINPTFDQREESDLDLVYVGNKTDVIMIEGAAEELPEDDFIAALHFAQANVQKLVEAQEELVGLCGKAKREFEVSVAKDELLEVGYEIAGDRIEEAIYAPSKVERGKKVGALRNEVEAAIKERFPETSDFEIEQVFEYIQKKAFRISIMEKGQRADGRGINDLRPLSAESGVLPKQVHGSALFARGETQALGVATLAPADERQYFDNYAGGEDSKRFILHYNFPPFSVGETGRMGGLNRREIGHGALAERSIAPVIPDEEDFPYAMRVSSEVMESNGSTSMATVCAGTMSLLDAGVPLKAPVAGISAGLVTEFNEDGSLKEHKVLLDIIGSEDFYGDMDFKLCGTSEGVTGYQLDLKLPGIPLSILEEGIRVAQAGRGKVLEVMAASISAPGQLSPFAPRIESIKIDPSKIGDVIGPGGKNIKAIQAETGADINIQDDGTVHIYALKKEGLDRAIQLVKRVTAEIEVGESYTGKVVSTTNFGAFMEVIPGKDGLIHISELADRRVGTVEEIVKVGDTITAKCIGIDDKGRVKMSRRAILKEEAKKAEEQNA; this is encoded by the coding sequence ATGAGTATCCACTCCATCACTTGCCAAGTCGGCGAGAATCCCATCACGATCGAAACCGGAAAAATGGCCCGTCTGGCCGACGGCGCGGTCACTGTCCAATGCGGTGAGACCGTCATGGTCGTGACCGCGGTCTCCCAACCCAAAATCAAAGAGGGCCAAAGTTGGTTCCCTCTTTCGGTCGAATACAAAGAAAAAGCCTCCGCGGCGGGCGTCTTCCCAGGAGGCTACTTCAAGCGGGAGGGGCGTCCCACCGAAAAGGAGATTCTCACCTGCCGGATGACGGACCGCCCCCTGCGCCCTCTCTTCCCCAAAGGCTACCTCTACGATACCCAGATCGTGGCTTTGCTGCTTTGCGCCGATGGCGTCAATGACGCGGACATTCTCTCCATGAACGGGGCTTCGGCCGCTCTCTGCATTTCTGACATCCCCTTTGCCGGACCCATTGGGGCGGTGCGAGTGGGGCGAATCGAAGGTGATTTCGTGATCAATCCCACTTTCGACCAGCGCGAAGAAAGCGATCTGGATCTTGTCTACGTCGGCAACAAGACCGATGTCATCATGATCGAAGGGGCCGCTGAGGAGCTGCCCGAGGATGATTTCATCGCGGCGCTTCATTTCGCCCAAGCCAATGTTCAAAAGCTGGTCGAAGCCCAAGAAGAACTGGTGGGGCTCTGCGGGAAAGCGAAACGAGAGTTCGAGGTCAGCGTGGCCAAAGACGAACTGCTTGAGGTGGGTTACGAAATCGCGGGCGACCGGATTGAGGAAGCCATTTACGCTCCGTCGAAAGTCGAGCGAGGCAAAAAGGTGGGGGCCCTCCGGAATGAAGTGGAAGCGGCCATCAAGGAGCGCTTTCCCGAGACGAGCGACTTTGAGATTGAGCAAGTTTTTGAATACATTCAGAAAAAGGCTTTCCGCATCAGCATCATGGAGAAAGGCCAGCGGGCCGATGGACGGGGCATCAACGACCTCCGTCCTCTCTCGGCCGAATCCGGAGTGCTCCCCAAGCAAGTGCACGGCTCGGCTCTCTTTGCTCGTGGGGAAACCCAGGCCCTCGGGGTCGCTACCTTGGCGCCGGCGGATGAGCGACAGTATTTCGACAACTATGCCGGAGGAGAAGACAGCAAGCGCTTCATTCTCCACTACAATTTCCCGCCTTTCTCGGTGGGAGAAACCGGACGGATGGGCGGGCTCAATCGACGGGAAATCGGGCACGGTGCCCTGGCCGAGCGCTCGATTGCTCCCGTCATCCCGGATGAGGAAGACTTTCCTTACGCCATGCGCGTTTCCTCTGAAGTGATGGAATCCAACGGTTCCACTTCCATGGCCACCGTATGTGCTGGCACCATGTCTCTGCTGGACGCTGGGGTGCCCCTGAAGGCGCCCGTAGCCGGAATCTCAGCGGGGCTCGTGACGGAGTTCAATGAAGACGGATCGCTTAAGGAGCACAAGGTTCTCCTCGACATCATCGGGAGCGAAGATTTCTACGGCGATATGGACTTCAAACTCTGTGGCACCAGCGAGGGCGTCACGGGATACCAGCTCGACCTCAAGCTCCCCGGGATTCCGCTCTCTATTTTGGAAGAGGGGATTCGCGTGGCTCAGGCGGGCCGCGGCAAGGTGCTGGAAGTGATGGCCGCGTCCATCAGTGCTCCCGGGCAGCTGAGCCCCTTCGCTCCCCGGATCGAGTCCATCAAGATCGATCCCAGCAAGATCGGCGATGTCATCGGCCCAGGCGGCAAAAACATCAAGGCCATCCAGGCCGAGACCGGTGCCGATATCAACATTCAGGATGATGGCACGGTCCACATCTATGCCCTCAAGAAGGAAGGCCTGGATCGTGCGATCCAACTGGTGAAGCGAGTGACGGCCGAGATCGAAGTGGGTGAGAGCTACACCGGCAAGGTGGTCTCCACGACCAACTTCGGCGCCTTCATGGAGGTCATCCCCGGGAAGGACGGCCTCATCCACATCTCCGAGCTGGCTGATCGCCGGGTCGGGACGGTCGAGGAAATCGTGAAAGTGGGCGATACCATCACGGCCAAGTGCATCGGGATCGATGACAAAGGGCGCGTGAAGATGAGTCGCCGCGCCATCCTCAAAGAAGAGGCCAAGAAAGCCGAAGAACAGAACGCCTAA
- the lptD gene encoding LPS assembly protein LptD encodes MIRRFLALLFVSGLAAPLAWGQGLGNLTELGSEVLINNVGGVDLDPETGVVVYQKSVRIAYQGTEIFADEATYHTQEGLVRVRGNVVIYRDGDVFAGEEATYYLETDDLDGSRLRTLYAQGDGTLFFKAKDFRSNTADLSLIENQQATLTTHDSRNPNWRIESREIDILNDSELGEVDRIILRNSWIYAGDQKIFWLPYASIQPDSQLGYRVLPGYQSEWGAFLLNSYGQLLGRDRHTLARYELDLRQERGLAGGVEFTSMRWRGQDEIGRLYLYYADDGDPAQTTASTSRSPVPDRERYRVNLQHRIYLKGHDDEYSQSPEGDGIILSRRGEPRDDSLFLDIDLNLLSDDFFYEDFFQSEAQTDPRPDNLIQLVKRYPQGTFTLLGRFHINDFYQTDQRLPEIAFDFTRQPLFESGLFYDGSTSLGYYEEQLGDFTEETRRRRIEFLESQPSTVENLNELTALQNSLLTPSFFRFDSFHQLSRPTTFFGWLNLLPKIGARATSYTGVNGLASEDEFRFLFNAGIDASTKFSRRYPGIISRAFGLDGLLHVFAPYVNFSYLAGEDFSEDYPAIDRLTPVTFLRPLDAGQFTAVDQIRDWSLLRLGFHNRFHTKRDGRSFRWLEVNNYLQAFLNDPEEDRDFSNFFTELRWRPVPWGSFALDSQLPLLDDPSNFTEINSSANWMPTDNLSFSLGYNYLSGHPVFANGNRISLLAYRRLSDEWGVGIREIIELEEGTLELQQYSLYRDLTSWTAALGVVIRDNQRDELNYGLALTLSLKGFPGATAPVNFEPSGLAQ; translated from the coding sequence ATGATCCGCCGCTTTCTTGCTCTCTTGTTTGTCTCGGGGCTCGCTGCCCCCCTCGCCTGGGGGCAGGGCTTGGGAAATCTCACCGAGCTGGGCTCGGAAGTGCTGATCAACAACGTGGGCGGGGTCGATCTCGATCCGGAGACAGGGGTCGTCGTCTACCAGAAATCGGTCCGCATCGCCTACCAAGGGACAGAAATCTTTGCGGATGAAGCCACCTACCACACGCAAGAGGGCTTGGTGCGCGTTCGAGGCAATGTCGTGATCTACCGCGATGGGGACGTCTTCGCGGGGGAGGAGGCCACTTACTACCTGGAGACCGATGACCTCGACGGCAGCCGCCTCCGCACCCTCTATGCCCAGGGAGACGGGACCCTCTTTTTCAAGGCAAAGGACTTCCGATCCAACACCGCCGATCTTTCCCTGATCGAAAACCAACAGGCCACCCTCACCACCCACGACAGCCGCAATCCCAACTGGCGGATCGAATCGCGGGAAATTGACATCCTCAACGATTCCGAGTTAGGCGAGGTGGATCGGATCATTCTCCGAAACAGTTGGATCTACGCGGGCGACCAGAAAATCTTTTGGCTGCCCTACGCCTCCATCCAGCCGGACAGCCAGCTGGGGTATCGGGTTCTCCCAGGCTACCAAAGTGAATGGGGTGCCTTTCTTCTGAATAGTTACGGCCAACTGCTCGGCCGCGACCGCCACACCCTGGCGCGTTATGAATTGGACTTGCGCCAGGAACGTGGCTTAGCCGGCGGGGTGGAATTCACCTCCATGCGCTGGCGGGGGCAGGACGAAATTGGCCGCCTTTACCTCTATTATGCCGACGATGGCGATCCCGCCCAAACGACCGCTTCCACCTCCCGCTCCCCAGTGCCCGATCGCGAACGCTACCGGGTCAATCTCCAGCATCGGATTTATCTCAAGGGCCACGATGACGAATACAGCCAGTCCCCCGAGGGAGACGGGATCATCCTCTCCCGTCGAGGAGAGCCTCGGGATGACAGCCTCTTCTTGGATATCGATCTCAATCTCCTGAGCGATGACTTCTTCTATGAAGACTTCTTTCAATCGGAGGCGCAAACCGACCCCCGGCCCGACAACCTCATCCAGTTGGTCAAACGCTATCCCCAAGGCACCTTCACTCTCCTGGGACGTTTTCACATCAATGACTTCTACCAGACCGACCAGCGTCTCCCTGAAATCGCCTTCGACTTCACCCGCCAACCTCTCTTCGAGAGTGGCTTGTTCTATGACGGATCGACCAGCCTCGGCTACTACGAAGAGCAGCTCGGAGACTTCACCGAAGAGACCCGCCGCCGACGCATCGAATTTCTGGAGTCCCAGCCGAGCACGGTCGAGAACCTCAATGAGTTGACCGCCCTGCAGAACTCCCTTCTGACCCCTTCCTTCTTCCGTTTCGACAGCTTCCACCAACTTTCCCGCCCCACCACCTTCTTCGGTTGGTTGAATCTGCTGCCTAAGATTGGCGCGCGCGCCACCTCTTACACCGGGGTGAATGGCCTGGCCTCCGAGGATGAATTTCGCTTTCTTTTCAACGCCGGGATCGATGCCTCCACCAAGTTTTCCCGTCGCTATCCCGGGATCATCTCGCGGGCCTTCGGCTTGGACGGTCTTTTGCACGTCTTCGCGCCCTACGTGAATTTTTCCTACCTCGCCGGAGAGGATTTCAGCGAAGACTACCCGGCCATTGATCGACTCACCCCCGTCACCTTTCTCCGTCCTCTCGACGCGGGACAATTCACCGCGGTCGATCAAATCAGAGATTGGAGCCTCCTGCGGCTCGGCTTTCACAATCGATTCCACACCAAGAGAGATGGCCGGAGCTTTCGTTGGCTGGAGGTGAACAACTACCTCCAGGCCTTTTTGAATGATCCGGAAGAGGATCGGGATTTCTCCAATTTTTTCACCGAGCTTCGCTGGCGGCCGGTCCCTTGGGGGAGTTTTGCTCTGGACTCTCAGCTTCCTCTTCTCGACGACCCTTCGAACTTCACAGAGATCAACAGCTCGGCCAACTGGATGCCCACGGACAATCTGAGCTTCTCACTCGGCTACAACTACCTCTCCGGCCATCCCGTCTTCGCCAATGGCAACCGGATCTCCCTGCTAGCCTACCGACGTCTCTCCGATGAGTGGGGCGTGGGCATTCGTGAGATCATCGAGCTAGAAGAAGGCACTCTCGAACTCCAGCAATACAGCCTCTACCGGGACTTGACCAGTTGGACCGCTGCGCTGGGGGTGGTCATCCGGGACAACCAAAGGGACGAGCTCAACTACGGCCTGGCTCTCACTCTCTCACTCAAAGGCTTCCCGGGGGCTACCGCGCCCGTGAACTTTGAGCCCTCGGGCTTGGCTCAATGA
- a CDS encoding RsmB/NOP family class I SAM-dependent RNA methyltransferase, with protein MSRALALQVLQKWENGSHFAEDLLRPASASLPERDRAFVRHLVYGVLRNRLLLQHWSRQLRRQKCSARVERLLQLGLLETLLSPAPAAYASVNECVKLAGSAKALVNAVLRRSLRERGELLASVQQLPWETQYSTPAFLIQRWRAHFGEASTCALLKWNQEPAPLTVRWNRLQGPPPTPLPANWKPLPAWTDFYQVDSLPLAELSSGQLYVQDPSTSLATSLLQARPGERILDACAAPGGKTAQLAQSMNNTGQLFASDRDPQRLARLKDNLARLGVQNACLQKGDATRIDSSGEPFDGILLDTPCSNSGVFRRRIDARWRLSEAYFEEVTQLQRRMIESAWQALKPGGRLVYSTCSLDPEENEAVVRTVSETLPGLLAIESRDTKPFREGVDGAYAALLRKAPRD; from the coding sequence ATGAGCCGCGCCTTGGCGCTGCAAGTTCTCCAAAAATGGGAGAACGGCTCCCACTTTGCCGAAGATCTCCTTCGCCCAGCCAGCGCTTCGCTTCCCGAGCGGGACCGCGCCTTTGTGCGCCACCTGGTCTACGGCGTCCTCCGAAACCGCCTTCTCTTGCAGCACTGGAGCAGACAGCTTCGTCGGCAGAAGTGCTCTGCCCGCGTCGAGAGACTCTTGCAGTTGGGCCTCCTGGAAACGCTCCTCTCTCCCGCGCCCGCCGCCTACGCCAGCGTGAATGAATGCGTGAAACTGGCCGGTTCTGCCAAGGCTTTGGTGAACGCCGTTCTTCGCCGAAGCCTTCGTGAGCGGGGCGAACTGCTCGCGAGCGTCCAGCAGCTCCCCTGGGAAACCCAATACTCCACCCCGGCTTTTCTCATCCAGCGCTGGCGAGCCCATTTTGGAGAAGCGTCCACTTGCGCCCTCTTGAAGTGGAATCAAGAACCCGCCCCCCTCACGGTGCGCTGGAACCGCTTGCAAGGGCCGCCTCCCACCCCTCTCCCCGCCAACTGGAAACCCTTGCCTGCCTGGACGGACTTTTACCAAGTGGACTCCCTGCCGCTGGCGGAATTGTCGAGCGGACAGCTCTACGTTCAGGATCCGAGCACCTCGCTGGCGACGAGCCTTCTCCAAGCCCGGCCCGGGGAAAGGATTTTGGACGCTTGCGCTGCCCCCGGCGGAAAAACCGCCCAACTAGCTCAATCCATGAACAACACGGGGCAACTCTTCGCGAGCGACCGCGACCCCCAGCGGCTGGCCCGGCTGAAAGACAATCTCGCCCGACTGGGTGTCCAGAACGCCTGCCTCCAAAAAGGGGACGCCACTCGGATCGACTCCTCGGGCGAACCTTTCGACGGGATCCTCTTGGACACTCCTTGCAGCAACAGCGGCGTCTTTCGTCGTCGTATCGATGCCCGCTGGAGACTGAGCGAAGCTTACTTCGAGGAAGTGACCCAGCTCCAGCGGCGCATGATCGAATCGGCCTGGCAGGCCCTGAAACCAGGCGGCCGCCTCGTCTACAGCACGTGCAGCCTCGATCCGGAGGAGAACGAAGCCGTGGTCCGCACAGTGAGTGAGACCCTACCGGGCTTGCTGGCGATCGAGTCCCGCGACACCAAGCCCTTTCGCGAAGGCGTCGACGGAGCCTACGCCGCCCTCCTGCGAAAGGCGCCCCGCGATTGA
- the rpsO gene encoding 30S ribosomal protein S15: MTAQATSLDQLKLHEKDTGSADVQIALLTGRITHLTEHLSGHKKDFSTRRGLLKLVARRRKLLDYLKRTNEERYSKVLQELGLRR, translated from the coding sequence ATGACTGCACAAGCCACATCCCTAGACCAACTCAAGCTGCACGAAAAGGACACCGGCAGCGCGGACGTCCAGATCGCCCTTCTAACAGGGCGCATCACCCACCTCACCGAGCATCTTTCGGGGCACAAAAAGGATTTCTCGACCCGACGCGGCCTTTTGAAGCTCGTGGCTCGTCGCCGCAAGCTCTTGGACTACCTCAAACGCACCAACGAGGAGCGCTACAGCAAAGTGCTCCAAGAACTTGGTTTGCGCCGTTAA
- the lpxA gene encoding acyl-ACP--UDP-N-acetylglucosamine O-acyltransferase, with translation MSHIHPTALVDPTAELGQDVEVGPFALVGAGVRIGEGTRIGPRATILGDTHLGENNTVGVGAVLGEPPQDLSFDPSQPSSLTIGKGNTFREYVTIHRSASTEGVTSLGDDNFLMANAHVGHDCHLGNGNILANAVLLGGHVTVADHCFFGGGAVFHQQIRIGSFVMAQGMAGHSQDVPPYLMTAGVNQVAGINVVGLRRGGFSAAERKEIKELFRLLYRRGLNFPQAQAAIAEGTWGEAAEAFVQFLQADSKKGVLTRLAAD, from the coding sequence ATGAGTCACATTCACCCCACTGCCCTGGTCGATCCCACTGCCGAACTGGGTCAGGACGTGGAAGTGGGTCCCTTTGCCCTGGTCGGGGCCGGGGTGCGGATTGGCGAGGGGACTCGGATCGGCCCACGGGCTACCATTTTGGGGGACACGCACCTGGGAGAAAACAACACCGTCGGCGTGGGGGCCGTCCTGGGAGAGCCTCCCCAGGACTTGAGCTTCGATCCCAGCCAGCCCAGCTCCCTCACCATCGGAAAGGGCAATACCTTTCGCGAATACGTCACCATCCATCGCAGCGCTTCCACGGAGGGAGTCACCTCGCTGGGGGATGACAATTTTCTCATGGCCAACGCGCACGTCGGGCATGACTGCCATCTAGGAAACGGCAACATCCTGGCCAACGCCGTGCTCCTGGGAGGGCATGTCACGGTGGCCGATCACTGTTTCTTCGGAGGCGGAGCCGTCTTCCACCAGCAAATCCGCATCGGCTCTTTCGTCATGGCCCAAGGCATGGCGGGCCACTCCCAAGACGTCCCTCCCTACCTCATGACCGCCGGGGTCAATCAGGTGGCGGGGATCAACGTGGTGGGCTTGCGGCGAGGCGGTTTTTCGGCGGCCGAGCGGAAGGAAATCAAGGAGCTCTTCCGGCTCCTCTACCGCAGGGGATTGAACTTTCCCCAAGCCCAGGCGGCCATCGCCGAGGGCACCTGGGGGGAGGCGGCGGAGGCCTTCGTCCAGTTCCTTCAGGCAGACTCCAAAAAAGGAGTGCTCACTCGATTGGCCGCTGATTGA
- a CDS encoding glycosyltransferase family 39 protein has product MARWQAIALLLLLWAGMYLPGLGSRELRGEEPRRVLPAREMIQSGHWLIPRIAGQEYFRKPPGINWSVAASFLLTGSQDEWAARLPSVLGVLACGLGFLLLGEGVMGRRSAFLAAFFFLASVGMLEKARLIEIEALYVSLFGLAWLVWWSAIEKERPWQAWLLAMALLGGGMVIKGPLHVFYFYVLAISLSVAHRNRFFLLHPAHLVGWLVFAAVAAPWFWLSQERMAGATGPSGEQWEVSAVWWQQLAERMTFDTEVPLGHWIRQTFQGWLNFLPWVALVPLGFWRWRRGDVAIVESRRRFLALFWGLVIAYFAIAILPTSRPRFTLHLIIPVCLLAGELVGRGLGERGEKIASFLGAMAGLVGAVVAIVASLGIVVYTREKDFSWAPGVEFGVAALLLASFTLLYVARSGRRAHRDYGLVLHLGLGLVSVSFAYAYLAEAVLSHRMKFTPVAEAIEAHLPPDRVEPVVLLEMGYMPQVFYFKGPVEEWGSRNDPQEARPDYLLLFQDELESSRGELEALWGAWEELAIIEDRHWSRDRPYVLMARSRDSPAPAR; this is encoded by the coding sequence ATGGCGCGCTGGCAAGCCATCGCCCTCCTACTGCTCCTCTGGGCCGGGATGTATCTCCCCGGACTCGGTTCACGGGAGTTGAGGGGCGAGGAGCCGCGCCGCGTGCTGCCGGCCCGGGAGATGATCCAGTCAGGCCACTGGCTCATTCCTCGGATCGCCGGGCAGGAATACTTTCGGAAGCCGCCCGGGATCAATTGGTCCGTGGCGGCTTCTTTTTTGCTAACCGGCAGTCAGGACGAATGGGCCGCCCGCCTCCCTTCTGTCCTGGGTGTCTTGGCCTGTGGCCTCGGGTTTTTGCTTCTGGGGGAGGGGGTGATGGGTCGGCGAAGCGCCTTTTTGGCCGCCTTTTTCTTTCTGGCTTCGGTCGGCATGCTGGAGAAGGCCCGTCTGATCGAGATCGAGGCGCTTTATGTATCGCTCTTCGGCCTTGCTTGGCTGGTTTGGTGGAGTGCGATTGAGAAAGAGAGACCCTGGCAAGCCTGGCTCCTGGCGATGGCTCTTCTGGGAGGGGGCATGGTCATCAAAGGCCCTCTCCACGTTTTCTACTTTTATGTCCTGGCCATTTCGCTGAGCGTGGCGCATCGCAATCGATTCTTTCTCCTTCACCCGGCGCACTTGGTGGGCTGGCTGGTCTTTGCGGCGGTGGCCGCGCCTTGGTTTTGGCTCAGCCAGGAGCGGATGGCGGGAGCCACCGGTCCTTCCGGGGAGCAATGGGAGGTCTCGGCGGTCTGGTGGCAGCAGCTAGCTGAGCGGATGACCTTCGATACGGAGGTCCCGCTGGGCCATTGGATTCGGCAGACCTTTCAAGGCTGGCTCAATTTTCTGCCCTGGGTCGCCTTGGTCCCTTTGGGCTTCTGGCGCTGGCGGCGGGGGGACGTGGCCATCGTGGAAAGCCGTCGCAGGTTCCTGGCTCTTTTCTGGGGGCTCGTGATCGCTTATTTCGCGATCGCGATTTTGCCGACCTCGCGGCCGCGCTTCACCCTCCACCTCATCATTCCGGTCTGCTTACTAGCGGGAGAGTTGGTGGGACGAGGCTTGGGAGAGCGAGGGGAAAAAATCGCGAGTTTCTTGGGCGCCATGGCCGGTCTGGTGGGCGCGGTGGTGGCGATCGTGGCCAGCCTCGGGATCGTGGTCTACACCCGTGAGAAGGATTTTTCCTGGGCCCCCGGGGTGGAGTTCGGGGTGGCCGCCCTCTTGTTGGCCAGTTTCACTTTGCTATATGTCGCACGGTCTGGGCGGAGGGCGCATCGTGACTATGGGCTCGTCCTGCATCTGGGTTTGGGCTTGGTTTCGGTCAGTTTTGCCTATGCCTACCTCGCGGAAGCGGTCTTGAGCCACCGCATGAAATTCACACCGGTGGCGGAGGCCATCGAAGCCCATTTGCCGCCGGATCGGGTGGAGCCAGTGGTTCTTCTCGAGATGGGCTACATGCCCCAAGTCTTTTATTTCAAGGGGCCGGTCGAGGAATGGGGCAGCCGGAACGACCCGCAGGAGGCCCGTCCGGATTATCTCCTCCTGTTTCAGGACGAGCTGGAGTCTTCGCGTGGCGAGTTGGAGGCGCTTTGGGGTGCGTGGGAAGAGCTAGCCATCATTGAGGACCGCCATTGGTCCCGCGACCGGCCGTATGTCCTCATGGCTCGTTCGCGGGATTCTCCCGCTCCAGCACGATGA